The following nucleotide sequence is from Candidatus Rhabdochlamydia sp. T3358.
TTGCAGCTCTTTGTGCTTTTGGATTTAGTTTCTTATTGAACTCGCCTTTAACTCGCCATGGATCCTCTCAGTTTTTATCTTTTTTCATGCAAGCTTTTGCTTTTATAGTAGGCTTATTTTCTTACGCAAAAATCTTTAAACATAAAGAGCTTTTAGAACTTTTTTCTGATTTCTTTTTGAAAACCTCTCCAGAGATAAAATAATTGTTGCTTGCTTTAGCTAGATTGCTATGCTGATAAAAAAAGTACTAAACATTTCCTTATGCTTACTAAAAAAAATCCTTACGGCTTAAACCCAAAACTATTTTTTAAGCGCTTAACTCGTAATGTATCTATGGGTTTTTTAATTATTTTAGGCTCTTTAGGTGGAGGTATGCTGGGGTATCATCATTTTGAAAAGATGGGTTGGATCGATGCTTATGAAAATGCTGCCATGATCTTATCTGGAATGGGACCTGTAGCAACCATAGAAACAAAAGGGGGGAAAATCTTTGCGGGGACTTATGCTCTTTTTAGCGGGATTGTTTTTCTAGTGGTTATTGCGATTATTTTTGCACCTGTAGTTCACCGTTTTTTTCATAAATTTCATATTGAAGAAGAAAAACTTGGCAAATAAAAAAGACCGACCCAAATATCTAGTGTTAAAAAAATGGGGTAATTTTGAGATTAGGCAATATGAGCCACGCGTTATTGCCCAAACAGCGATTCAAAATGATTTTGAACAAGCTATCAAAGAAGGTTTTAATCTTCTTGCAGCTTATATTTTTGGACAAAATGCGACTGAAGCTAAAATTGCTATGACAGCTCCTGTAGAACAAAGAGAAGATGCAACAAAAAAAAACTGGCTGATTGCTTTTAGCATGCCAGAAAAATACAAGCTTTCAGAGCTTCCCTCCCCTAAGGATCCTCGAATTACTCTAAAACAGATAGAAAAACAAAAAAGGGCAGCGCTTGTTTTTTCAGGATTTTGCACGGAAAAAAAAGCTGCACAAAACACTAATCTACTTTTAGAACTCATAGAACAACATGGCTATACTTCTAGTGGACCTTGTATTTTGGCAAGATACGATCCTCCCTGGACACTTCCTTGCTTTCGTCGTAATGAATTGCTATTTGTGATTCACTAAAGTAGTATAAAAATATTTCTTTATAGAGTGGTTATGACAGTAGAAATTCTATCTCGTATTCAATTTGCTTTCACATTGACTTTTCACTATATCTATCCACCTCTGAGCATTGGTCTTTCTTTAGCTTTGATTTTTATGGAAGGGATGTACCTAAAAACCAAATTGAAGGTTTGGGAAGATATGACTAAATTCTGGTTAAAAATCTTTGCCTTAACTTTTGCTCTTGGAGTAGCAACAGGGATTCCTTTACAATTTAGTTTAGGAACCAACTGGGCTAGATACTCTCGTTTTGTAGGAGATGTATTTGGGAGTGCTTTAAGTGCGGAAGGTTTTTTTGCTTTTTTAATCGAAGGTGGGTTCTTAGGGCTTCTTCTCTTTGGTTGGAAAAAAGTTTCTTCTACCATCCATTTTCTATCAACCATTTTGGTGTCTTTTGGAGCGCATTTTAGTGCCTTTTGGATAGTAGCTGCTAACTCATGGATGCAATATCCTACAGGTTATGAATTAGTCACTCAGCCAGATGGAACTGTTGTTGCTCAAGTGACTAATTGGGTCCAGATGTTATTTAATCCCACAGCTATTGATCACATTGTACATGTCATCCTTTCTGCCTGGTTAACAGGTGCCTTTTTAATCATCAGCGTATCTGCTTACTATCTGATGAAAAAACGGCATTACGAGTTTGCTGTCCGCTCTTTCAAATTAGGGATTTTAATGACATTTATAACAGGTGTTTTACAGCTCATTTCTGCAGATTTTCTGGCAAGAGATGTTGCTAAATACAACCCTGTTAAGCTCGCTGCTTTTGAAGGGGTTTTTGAGACAAAACCTTATACTCCAGCTTACGCTTTTGGTTGGGTAGATGTGGAAAAGCAAAAGGTTTATGGGTTGCCTGTTCCTGGATTGCTTAGCTTTTTGGTCTATCGTGACTTTAAACCTGCAGTGCCCGGTTTAAATGAATTTCCTCGCGAAGAATGGCCTTTGATTCAACCGGTCTTTCAAGTTTATCATCTGATGATTATCTGTTGGGGATTGATGATGTTGGCTTCTCTAATGGGTCTTTATATGTGGTGGAAGAAAAAGTGGATATTAGCCCCTGTTCTACAATGGTTTTTGATTCTATCGGTTATTCTACCTCAGTTTGCTAATATAGCTGGCTGGTATTCTTCTTGTATGGGAAGACAGCCTTGGATTGTTCACAAGCTATTAAAAACCAGTGAGGGGTTCTCAGAAACGGTAACCGTTGCACAAAATCTCACCTCATTAATTCTCTTTGTTTTCATCTATTTACTCTTCTTTATTCTCTTTCTATTCCTACTTGATAAGAAGATCAAGCATGGTCAAAATTTAACAGAAGATCAAGATCTCTATCGAGATCTCTATCTAAAGGATAAACCCTGATGAGTATTTCTATTTTGCAACATATTGCTCTTCTTATTTTTCTCTTCTCCGCTATTGCTTATGCAACATTGGATGGATTTGATCTAGGGGTTGGTTGTTTACATCTTTTTGCCAGAAAAGATGAAGAGCGCAGAGTTTTTTTAAATGCTATAGGTCCGGTATGGGATGGGAATTCTGTTTGGATTGTGATTTCAACAGGTATTCTCTTAGCGGGATTCCCTAAGGTATTTGCTAGTTTACTTTCTGGTCTCTATATACCGATGATGCTCTTGGTTTTTGGTTTTATGTTTAGATCAGCTGCTATGGAATTTCGCAGTAAAAAAGAATCTTCTCTCTGGCGCAGAACTTGGGATATGTTGTTCTTTTTAGCTAGCTTACTCATCTCTGTAGATCTTGGTCTAATTTTAGGTAATTTAATCCAAGGTATGCCACTCAATCACACAGGTATTATTTTATGGGATCAACTGCATTTTATGAACCCTTACGCATTTTTGATAGCGTGTTTTACATTGATCTTTTTTACACTTCACGGGTGTTTATATCTCTTGATTAAGACAGAGGGTGATATCCAAAAGCACTTGCTAAAATTAAGTTATCCACTGGTGATTGCTTTTCTAGTTCTTTGGCTGGCGACAACGTTAGCAACATATGCATATTTTCCCTTTATGATGGATAGGATTTTTACCTATCCAAGTCTTCTTATTTTTGTAATCATTAGTTTATTTGGGGTTTTCTGTATCCCTTATCAGTTATATAAAGAGCGTTTTGGTTGGGCTTTTATTGGTTCTTGTATTGCCATTTTAAGTTTAATGTTGCTCTATGCAATAGGAACTTATCCTGATTTAATCATCTCTAGCAAAGATCCTGAAAATTTAAGCTTATCCATTTTTAATAGCTCTTCTTCACCTATTACTCTATGGGTGATCTTTATTGTTGCCCTAGCAGGAGCTCCCCTATCCATCTTTTATGTTAGTTACGTATATAAGATTTTTAAAGGCAAAGTAAAACTCGATTCAACAAGTTATTGACCTATGGCTAAAGTCTTCGTCACTGGCTCTACTGGATTTGTAGGAAAACGTTTGATCAATACTCTTTTAGATCAAGGACATGAGGTATATGCTTTATGTCGCATTAAAGGCATATCTGTTTTTCCTGAGCAGAGATCAAATTTGCATTATATATGGGGAGATCTAAAGAACCCCGACACATTAGCTCAACTCCCTGATATTGATGTAGCTTATTACCTTGTGCACTCCATGACAGATATTATTAGTAACTTGACAACTGTTGAACTAGAAGTAGCCAATCAATTTGTTAAAGGAATGAAAAAAACCCGCGTCCAACAAATCATCTATTTAGGAGGGATCATCAATGACGAAAAGAAGCTATCCCCTCACCTTAAATCTCGTTTACTAGTTGAAGAAGTTTTAAGAAAAAGCGCTATTCCCACTACTATCTTACGAGCGAGTATTATCATTGGAAGTGGAAGTGCGTCTTTTGAAATTATCCGCGATTTAACCGAAAAGCTTCCCTTTATGATTGCCCCTAAATGGGTTAATACCCTCTGTCAACCCATCGCTATTCGGGATGTACTATTCTACCTTACACAAGTGATGCTAAGAAAAGATTGTTATCATAAAATCTTTGATATTGGAGGTCCTGATGTTTTACGCTTTAAAGATTTGATTTTAGAATATGCAAAGTTTAGAAAACTAAAAAGACGAGTAATCAACGTTCCTGTTCTCTCCCCTCGTTTATCCAGTTACTGGCTTGTATTTATTACTTCTGTACGGTTTTCCTTATGCTCTTATTTAGTAGAAAGCATGAGAATTAGCTCGGTTTGTCAAAAAAATGAAATCCATCAAATCCTTCCCCATCACTGCTTGAACTTTCAAGAAGCGCTAGAATTGGTTTTTAAAAAGATTGCACAAAATGAAGTGCTCTCTACTTGGATGGATGCCTGGGACCCCAATAACTCAAATCCTAGTATTCAAACATATGTCCAAGTACCCATAGAAGGATGTCTTATCAATAAACAAACAGTTCCTCTTCACTGTTCTAAAAACACTGTAATGGAAAGGATATGGTGTATTGGAGGAAACACAGGCTGGTATGCTCTTAACTGGTCCTGGAAAATAAGAGGATTGATGGATCGTCTCATCGGGGGCGTTGGATTAAACCGCGGTAGAAGACACCCCTCAGAAATCCAAGTAGGCGATTCTATTGATTTTTGGCGGGTTTTACGCGCTGATAAAAAAGAAGCTAATCTCATTTTATATGCAGGCATGAAACTTCCTGGCGAAGCTTGGCTACAGTTCAAAATAGAGAATAAAGAAAACAAAGATTTTTTAATC
It contains:
- the cydB gene encoding cytochrome d ubiquinol oxidase subunit II translates to MSISILQHIALLIFLFSAIAYATLDGFDLGVGCLHLFARKDEERRVFLNAIGPVWDGNSVWIVISTGILLAGFPKVFASLLSGLYIPMMLLVFGFMFRSAAMEFRSKKESSLWRRTWDMLFFLASLLISVDLGLILGNLIQGMPLNHTGIILWDQLHFMNPYAFLIACFTLIFFTLHGCLYLLIKTEGDIQKHLLKLSYPLVIAFLVLWLATTLATYAYFPFMMDRIFTYPSLLIFVIISLFGVFCIPYQLYKERFGWAFIGSCIAILSLMLLYAIGTYPDLIISSKDPENLSLSIFNSSSSPITLWVIFIVALAGAPLSIFYVSYVYKIFKGKVKLDSTSY
- a CDS encoding heme-binding protein — encoded protein: MANKKDRPKYLVLKKWGNFEIRQYEPRVIAQTAIQNDFEQAIKEGFNLLAAYIFGQNATEAKIAMTAPVEQREDATKKNWLIAFSMPEKYKLSELPSPKDPRITLKQIEKQKRAALVFSGFCTEKKAAQNTNLLLELIEQHGYTSSGPCILARYDPPWTLPCFRRNELLFVIH
- a CDS encoding cytochrome ubiquinol oxidase subunit I, translating into MTVEILSRIQFAFTLTFHYIYPPLSIGLSLALIFMEGMYLKTKLKVWEDMTKFWLKIFALTFALGVATGIPLQFSLGTNWARYSRFVGDVFGSALSAEGFFAFLIEGGFLGLLLFGWKKVSSTIHFLSTILVSFGAHFSAFWIVAANSWMQYPTGYELVTQPDGTVVAQVTNWVQMLFNPTAIDHIVHVILSAWLTGAFLIISVSAYYLMKKRHYEFAVRSFKLGILMTFITGVLQLISADFLARDVAKYNPVKLAAFEGVFETKPYTPAYAFGWVDVEKQKVYGLPVPGLLSFLVYRDFKPAVPGLNEFPREEWPLIQPVFQVYHLMIICWGLMMLASLMGLYMWWKKKWILAPVLQWFLILSVILPQFANIAGWYSSCMGRQPWIVHKLLKTSEGFSETVTVAQNLTSLILFVFIYLLFFILFLFLLDKKIKHGQNLTEDQDLYRDLYLKDKP
- a CDS encoding SDR family oxidoreductase; translated protein: MAKVFVTGSTGFVGKRLINTLLDQGHEVYALCRIKGISVFPEQRSNLHYIWGDLKNPDTLAQLPDIDVAYYLVHSMTDIISNLTTVELEVANQFVKGMKKTRVQQIIYLGGIINDEKKLSPHLKSRLLVEEVLRKSAIPTTILRASIIIGSGSASFEIIRDLTEKLPFMIAPKWVNTLCQPIAIRDVLFYLTQVMLRKDCYHKIFDIGGPDVLRFKDLILEYAKFRKLKRRVINVPVLSPRLSSYWLVFITSVRFSLCSYLVESMRISSVCQKNEIHQILPHHCLNFQEALELVFKKIAQNEVLSTWMDAWDPNNSNPSIQTYVQVPIEGCLINKQTVPLHCSKNTVMERIWCIGGNTGWYALNWSWKIRGLMDRLIGGVGLNRGRRHPSEIQVGDSIDFWRVLRADKKEANLILYAGMKLPGEAWLQFKIENKENKDFLIQTATFRPKGILGRAYWYILAPFHFFIFRRMAKKIAS